From the genome of bacterium, one region includes:
- a CDS encoding ParB/RepB/Spo0J family partition protein encodes MKQEKRLGRGLEAILGESGREAMRPGLVEIALDLLTPNSLQPRQRFDKEKLAHLAESIKARGVVQPIVVRRTDDGYEIVVGERRWRAAQMAGLSSIPAIVKDLSRSDILATALVENIQRADLNALEIAFAFEKLLNEAGLSHAQIAKIVGMNRSSVTNYLRLLSLPESIKSDLLDSKVSMGHARALLAVSDSSTQRALADMIISRGLSVRQAEAMAGRMAERRPSRAREQLPELAALEEQLCASLGTKVVIRTSKKGSGKILIEYYSGDDLERLLSILKG; translated from the coding sequence GTGAAGCAAGAAAAGCGGCTAGGTCGAGGGTTAGAGGCGATACTCGGCGAGTCGGGTAGAGAGGCGATGCGGCCTGGGCTCGTTGAGATCGCTCTTGATTTGCTGACGCCAAACAGCCTGCAGCCGAGACAGCGTTTTGACAAGGAGAAGCTCGCGCACCTTGCGGAATCCATCAAGGCCAGAGGAGTCGTTCAGCCGATAGTTGTTCGGAGAACGGATGATGGGTATGAGATAGTAGTCGGCGAGCGGCGTTGGCGGGCAGCGCAGATGGCGGGGCTCTCCAGCATCCCTGCGATCGTAAAGGACTTGTCGCGCTCCGATATTCTGGCGACAGCGCTTGTCGAGAACATCCAGCGAGCTGACTTAAACGCTCTGGAGATCGCATTTGCGTTTGAGAAGCTACTGAACGAGGCGGGGCTTTCGCACGCGCAGATAGCAAAGATAGTGGGGATGAACAGGAGCTCCGTCACGAACTACCTGCGGCTTCTGTCATTGCCGGAGAGCATCAAGAGCGACCTTCTGGACAGTAAGGTCTCGATGGGGCACGCACGGGCGCTTCTTGCGGTCAGCGACAGCAGCACGCAGCGGGCGCTTGCGGACATGATAATCTCGCGGGGCCTTTCGGTTCGGCAGGCGGAGGCGATGGCGGGGCGGATGGCGGAGCGAAGGCCCAGTCGCGCGCGCGAGCAATTGCCTGAGCTGGCCGCGCTCGAGGAGCAGCTATGTGCCTCACTGGGCACGAAGGTTGTGATCAGAACTAGCAAGAAAGGCAGCGGTAAGATACTGATCGAGTATTATTCGGGAGACGATCTCGAAAGGCTTTTGTCAATACTGAAGGGCTAA
- a CDS encoding RsmG family class I SAM-dependent methyltransferase, which yields MGLQLDATMLSKLAKFVALVLKYRRGASLTSLKSASAIIEQLLVDSLAVSMVEGVDEARWCADIGAGGGFPSVAVAIVLPRTGWVAVDSSPSKVAFLKKMSREIGLSNYSPVCASFLEFASSREPSGEFELVVMRGLKLNRRLLRAVRSVLSDSGQVVLYQHTERYSQLDIYGQLAHGAAQMRETVLEEGVRSLRFEYHRFDELAERLIC from the coding sequence ATGGGGCTTCAGCTTGACGCTACCATGCTATCCAAGCTGGCCAAGTTTGTGGCGCTGGTGCTCAAATACAGACGAGGCGCCTCGTTGACTTCCCTCAAGAGCGCGTCGGCTATCATTGAGCAACTGTTGGTCGATTCGCTCGCAGTCTCCATGGTGGAGGGTGTCGATGAGGCGCGATGGTGTGCCGATATCGGTGCAGGAGGCGGATTCCCATCGGTTGCGGTGGCGATCGTCTTGCCTCGGACGGGTTGGGTGGCTGTCGATAGCTCGCCTAGCAAGGTAGCGTTTCTTAAGAAGATGAGCCGTGAGATAGGCCTCTCGAACTATAGCCCGGTCTGCGCCAGCTTCCTGGAGTTCGCATCATCCCGCGAGCCGTCAGGAGAGTTCGAGCTGGTGGTCATGAGAGGGCTGAAACTCAACAGAAGGCTCCTGCGAGCGGTCCGGAGTGTGCTCTCAGACTCCGGCCAGGTAGTTCTCTATCAGCACACGGAGCGATATTCTCAGCTCGACATTTACGGCCAGTTGGCCCACGGGGCGGCCCAGATGCGAGAGACCGTGCTCGAGGAGGGCGTTCGTTCGCTTCGTTTTGAATACCATCGTTTTGACGAGTTGGCTGAGCGATTGATTTGTTAG
- a CDS encoding ParA family protein, producing MSRTIAIVNQKGGVGKTTTAVNFATGLALAEQQTLLVDMDPQANATMSLGLTPAKLESTVFDVLLKPEVLHKAICSTSVTNLAVLPANTDLVSAEIELVNDKKRVFRLREALATARERFSYIIIDCPPSLGMLTVNAICASSSIIIPLQCEYYSLEGLSRTLEAVRIFRETLGLDIEIAGLLLTMFDSRTNLSREVASDVRKHFPDKVFSTVIPRNVRVAEAPGYGKPVMLYDVASRGSQAFLELTEEFLTSEARKAARSRVRGDTRRVG from the coding sequence GTGAGCAGAACAATTGCAATAGTCAATCAGAAGGGCGGCGTTGGTAAAACGACGACCGCTGTCAACTTCGCCACTGGCCTCGCTCTCGCTGAGCAGCAGACACTCCTTGTAGATATGGACCCCCAGGCAAACGCGACGATGAGCCTCGGCCTGACGCCTGCAAAGCTCGAGAGCACGGTCTTCGACGTTCTTCTAAAGCCCGAAGTCCTTCACAAGGCCATCTGCTCAACATCAGTCACAAACCTCGCGGTCCTGCCCGCAAACACAGACCTCGTCTCCGCAGAAATCGAACTGGTCAACGATAAGAAGCGTGTGTTTAGGCTTAGGGAGGCTTTAGCAACTGCCCGCGAGCGGTTTTCATATATCATCATCGATTGCCCCCCGTCCCTCGGGATGCTCACCGTCAACGCCATCTGCGCATCCAGCAGCATCATCATTCCGCTACAGTGCGAATACTACTCGCTTGAGGGTCTGTCCAGGACGCTGGAGGCCGTCCGCATCTTTCGGGAGACGCTAGGCCTTGATATCGAGATAGCAGGGCTTCTGCTAACGATGTTCGATTCCAGGACTAATCTCTCTAGGGAGGTCGCCTCCGATGTCAGAAAACACTTCCCAGACAAGGTTTTCTCGACAGTGATCCCCCGGAACGTGCGTGTCGCCGAGGCGCCGGGTTACGGCAAGCCGGTCATGCTATATGATGTTGCGTCGCGAGGTTCGCAGGCGTTCTTAGAATTAACAGAGGAGTTTCTGACAAGTGAAGCAAGAAAAGCGGCTAGGTCGAGGGTTAGAGGCGATACTCGGCGAGTCGGGTAG